One Campylobacter concisus genomic window, TTATGAAAATTTATATTTATGACACCAAAAATAATGAATATCTATACGAGGCAGAAGCTCAAATAGACCCGCTAGCAAGTAGCAAGGGCGAAACGATCTACCTAATGCCGCCAAATGCAACACAGATTGTACCAATTGAGCCAAAAGCTGGCTTTGTAAACGTTTTTACTAATGGAAAGTGGGAGCAAATCAAAGACGAGCGCGGCGAGATCTACTATGACAATGACAACAACGCCATAACAATAACCCGGATAGGGGAAGAAAAGGGACTAAACAAAGAGCCTAAGGTAGATAAAAAGGCACAAGAGCTAACGGAACTTGAAGCCGAGATCGCCGAGTGCGAAAATTATATACGCCACGCCCTAATTATCGGTAATAACGCCGTACTTGAAAACTTAAGGACGGAGTATAAGGAGCTAATCGCTCAAAGAGAGGATCTAAGAAAATGAGCTATTTTTTAATCTGCGTATTGTCGCTAATTTTAGGCGTTTTACTCTGCCCTATTGTGATTTTTCTAAGGGCACGTAAGTGCGACCAGTGGGATAACTCAAACATGACAAACATTATCAGGGTATTTGCCCATTTGGCGGCACACCCTGATGACTTTGCCAAATTTCAATACGAGAATGGTAAAAAACCATTCTGGTACTTAGACAAAGACGAATTCACAGATGTGGTTCAAACTAGACCAACACAAAAGGATAAGAAATGAGAGTAAGAATAAAAAGGTGCGAAATCTGCGCATCAAAGCTAGATAAAGACGGTGCTTGCACTTGGAGCGAGTGTCCAAAATGCCCTAACTATAAAGCAAAAGAGCAAGAAAAGCCAAAAGATAAAAAGGATGAGTAATGCTTAAATTTAAAGAGTTTTTACAGCTCTTTTGCATTATAGCTATTGAGTTACCGCTCGAGATACTTGGCTATTTAATAGTACCTATCGCTTTGGCATTTTGTGATAAAAATAGTGAGCGTTTGCCAAGGTGGGCCAGATGGTTTGAAGATGCAAACGACTACTACAACGGCGAGAACTCTGCGATAAATGGCGATAGTGGCTGGCGTAAAGAGCACTTTAAAGAGCCAAAGAATAGGACGTATTTTGCACGTCTATTATGGCTTTATCGTAACCGAATAGGCTACTTTTCAAGCAGAATAAACGGCGTAAAAGTGAGCGAGATAGAGCCGTCAAGCGTAATCACTCAAGGCAACCCAAGAGTAACAAGTAATGGCGGAGTGATAAGTGATTTTTGTAAAGTTACTTGTAAGCTTAAAGATGGTCGCACTCGTTTTGGACTTTTCAAAACGATCCGATACAAAGGCTTTTTAAGTGGCTTTTATTGTCGTATTTACGTCGGGTGGAAACTGCTCGACGTGGTAGAGATGAACGAATACAACAAGGCTACATTTATGCAGCCAGACGACAAAGAGTATCTTAAGAGCGTGTGGGCGATAAATCCATTTAAAAGGGTACAAGGGAGTAATAATGCTAAGCCCTAGTTTATATCTTAGTGGCTTCTTGCTACTAACTACCCTATTTCTTGGGTATAGGTATCAAAGCTTAGACAATGAGCTAAGCATTACCAAAGAGAGATTAGATGCTAGCGATAAGCTAAACCTTAGGCTAAAAGATGAGATAAACGAGCAAGATAGGCTCATCTCTCTTAAGCTTGATGTTATAGAAAAAGCTAGCAAGCAAAGACAGGTAATAGAGATAAAAGCAAATAAAGTTAAAGAAAGGGTACTAAATGAAGATAAAAAAGATATGTCTAACGCTCTTAACCTTAGCGTATCTTATGTGCTTGATGGGCTGCGTAAGCAAGGAAGCAGTAAATAAGTATGACAAGATACCTAACCACTTGTTACAAGCTCCTATTATTGCAGATAGAAATGTAACAAATCAAAGTGATGCTGGAGTGCTTTTAATAGATGTTTATAGTGGTTATGAGAAGTGCGTAAAAAACTTAGAAGCTATAAAAGAATACGAAAGAAAAAGGGATGGACAAAAATAATATAAGGATGTGCAGATGGAAGCGATCATAAAAAGGACTAAGAAATTTTGGCTGAATAAGATGGTTGTAGTAGAAATAATATTATCCGTCATAATAATGTACATCTTTACTTATAAATTTTAAAAAAGAGGCGGATAATGGACGATCTTATAAACAAAGTAGGCATTTATTTTTGGGTTGTAGTTGTCGGCTTTTTAGGTGGAGCACTAGGATCTATAAACAACAAAGAACAAGCCATAAATAGAGGACGTAAAGTATTAAATTTTATAGTTGGCACTATTAGCTCAGGTTTTATTTGCTGGATATTTTTTGAAATAACATCATTTTTTACAAATAATAATGATCGCTTTAGTCTTGCAGTCGGTGGCTTTTTTGCTTGGCGTGGCACAGCTTGGATATGTGCCATAGTTGATAAAGCGATTGATAAAAAAATAGATAGCTTTGGCGGTGGCGGTTATGATGATTTTTCTACAAAACCGCCAAGAGATTTAAATTTTTAAAGGATTAAAAAATGAAAAACTTTACTAACGCATTTTATACATTAATGAGCTTAGAATTTAACAGCCCTAAAGACGCACTACACAAAAACCCAAACGAAAAAGGCTTAACTTTTATAGGTATTTATGAAGCTGCTCACCCAAGTTGGCAAGGCTGGGGGCAAGTTAGGGCGGCAATAAACGCATACGGTGATCTTGAAAAGGCTAGCGTCGCCCTATACAATGATGACGCATTAATCGAAAAAGTAAAAATATTTTATAAAAAAGAATTTTGGGACAAAATGAGGCTTGACGAGGTAGATAGTGAATTAAAAGCGTGTGAACTTTTTGTTTTTGGTGTAAACGTAGATGTAGTACCAGCAGTTAGGGTTTTACAAAGGCTTTTAGGTGTAGTGGTGGATGGCATTATGGGTGCCCAGACTCTTAAAGCATTAAACAACTACGACGAGCGAGCCTTTGACGTTGATTTTGATAGAGCAGAGATTGCTTATTATAGAAATCTAGTAAAAGCAAGACCTGAATATCATGTTTATGAAAGAGGCTGGATCAATAGAGCCGAAAAAGTATAAGCAAAAATATCTTTTAGCTGATGTTTTGGCTGACTAATATTTTTAAAATAGCGTATAATAAGCGATAAAAGTTGATTTTTCGAATCTCTCTCTACCCGCCACTACTTATAGATAATCATAAATTTTTATTATTGTTTAACATTATTTTTTTGAACATCTTTATATAAAATTTCTGCGTTAGAAAATTGCTTAACTGTATAAGTAAAATTTCATGACAATCGCATATTTTTTGAAAAATTATGATTTTTTTGGTTATATTGTTGTTTCAAACTAATTAAAAATATCTTAAATTAAGTTTTTATTATAAAAAGTATTATATTTTACATGATTAATTATATCGACAATCAAAAAACTATTTTTTTGATAAAAGCTCAGAATTCGCTTTTTACAAACTATTGACATTTGGAATTTATATGTTTATTTAATATATTTTTTTCTTAAAATATAAAATTTCTCATATAAAGTTATATCTTATAAAGATAGTATATAATCACGCAAAAATTTAAATAATACAAAAAGTAATAAGCAGTAATCTTGGCTAAAGAAGCTGGAGTGGTAAAATTTATTAGTGGCAAGGCGGTCGCTATCGATCAAAACGGAAATGAGAGAGAGCTAAAAGTAGGTGACATCCTTTATATGGGAGAGAGCATCAAGACAAGCGATGCGGCTGATAAAATAACAATCGTTTCAAATAATGGAAAAGAGATTACGATTGTAGGCAATGATACACTTGCGTTAAATCAAAGTACTATAGGCGCGGAGGGCTTGGCAGATGTTAGCGATTTGCAAAATGCTATTTTAAATGGCGGAGATTTAACAAAACTTGAAGAGACCGCAGCTGGTGGAAACACTGCTGCTGGTGGTGGAGATGGTGTTAGTCTAAGTGACGCTAAATTTGCTGAGGGTGGTCACTACTCAAACATTAATGCAACATATAGAAATTTAAGTGATACAAACAGAGCTTTTGCATCATACGATAGCCCAATAAGCGGATACAATGGTGGAGATGATACTATAATCCCAAGCAATCCTCTTGTAACTTTTATAAGCGATCTTAATAACGATGGTACTTTAAGTAGGGTTGAGCATGCACGCGATACAAATTTAAATATATCAAAAGTTCTTATTACAATTCCAAATGATGGCACAGTAAGGGCTGGAGATATACTAAATATCACTATAACTAAGCCAGATGGTAATACTGAAAATAAAACAATTCCTATCACTCCAACTATCATAAGCAATGGTTATCAGTTTGATGTACCAATACAGACTGGCAAAATTTCAAAAGTTGATGCAACTATTACAAATTTTCAAGGAAATGTTAGTGGTAGAAGTGAAGATAGCGTAACTTCAAGTGGCTTTAGTGCTCCAGAGGTTAAATTTACAGAGGATAACAGTCCTGATAATAATCTATTAACATATACTGAAAATGCTAAAGATAGTAAATTAAATGAAACTCCAGTACTTATAACTGTAAAAGATGTGATTGTCGGAGATGTGCTTCACGTGACTTTAACAAAGCCTGATGGCACAACTGAGGTTAAAAATGTATCTATTGATCAAAACATAATAGATAATGGATATAAGATAAGTAATATCCCAGTTGAGCACGGTAAGCCTTCAAAAGTAGAAGCTTACGTAGCAGATAGTACAAACACGATGAGAAGTGCAACTGCAAGCGACTCTACTACTCTTGATGTGAAGCCGACTTTGACATTTACAGAGGATCAAGACAGCAAAGATGGTGATGGTTATTTAAATGATCAAGAAAATAGTAAAGACAATGACTTTAGAAGCACTACAGTAGAAATAACTCTACCAAAAGATGTAGTTATTGGCGATAAAATCGTTATAACTTATACCGATCCACTAACTAAGCAAGATACAACAAAAGAAATTTCCCTTACACAAGAGATGATTGATAATCAAAAAGTAAATACCTCTCTTCCGATATTTCCAGATGTAAAAACATCAGCTAGTGTTCATGTGGTAGATAAAAACAATGTTCGAAAAAGTGAAAATTCAGATCAAGATAGTGTAATGCCTATTGGTAGAAATTTGTATATGACACTACCAGAAGAAAAGACTCTTCATGAAATTTCAAGACAAGAGAGTATGGATGAGCATGAAGTAAATGAGACAACAGCTCTTATAAGACTTCCGAATAAAATAGATAATGGTGACAACTATAAATATGAATGATAAAGGTGAGGTAACAAGTATAACAGAGATCGGCAATGGCGGACAAAATTTCCCATTGACAAAAGAGAGTTATAATCAATACTCATTTAAAGTACCAGGCTTTGATCTAAGAAATGGACAAGATACGACTATCAGAGCCAGCATCACAAACATGACACCAGGCAGACATACATCTATAAATGAGTCAGAAGTATCGGCTAGTTTAGAATATGTAAAAAACCTGAAGTTATCTTTGGAGAGGCTAATGGCACTAGGAGTATGAGCAGAGAGCAAGCTATGAGTGATGGTAATCTTAATAGTACAACAGTTACTATAAAGCTTCCTAAAAATGCAGTAAGTGGAGATAAACTAACTGTAACTATAAAAGAGCCAAATGAAGCTACTGCTAGAGAAATAAAATACACTATTGGAAAAGATAATAATGGTAAGTTCTTTGTAAAAGATAGCGATGGCAATAAAATAGATACAGAAACAGATGGCAGAAGCTTTAAAATTTCTGGCATTAAAACAGCAACTGGTCTAGAAACTAAAGTAACAGCTGAGATAAAAGATAAAGATGGTATTCAGCATGCAGAAAGATACAAGCACAGTTACTATCTCAAATATAAACGATATGGCGGTATATTTCAAAGAGGACGCTGACCGTAACGTATCTTTAACGAGAGCAGAGAGTAAAGACGCAGATGGCGACCTACATAAAACGACAGTAGTAGTAAAAGTGCCAAATAACGTTATAGCTGATGATGTGGTAACTGTAAAAATAGATAATGGTACTTCACCTGAGACTAAAAAGTATAATGTTATAAGCAATGTAAATGGAGAAATAAAGTTAAAACATGTAAAAGAAGATGGTACTAAAGAAACCATTACTACAAATGCTACAAAGAATAATGAGATAGAAATTCCTGGCGTAGATATCGTACCAGGCAAAACCATAACTGTAAAAACAAAAACTACTGATGCAAAGGGTAACGGTAAAGCTGAAGCTGAAAATCACAACATCCTTGAAACGCTTAATGATGACATGAGAATCACTTTTGAAGAAGATACTGACAATGATGGCATCTTATATAATGCTGAAGCAAATCGTGATCACAGTGAAAACACCACAACAGCAATCATCAAGCTTCCTTCTAATTTTGTTATAGGCGATAAATTAGTAATAGAAATTACCGACAAAAATACTGGTGCTAAAGTAGAAAAAATATATGAGATCACTACTGGTGCTAACAATAATCTAGTAGTTAAAAATGGTAGCGAAGAGCTAAATATCGCTACTGATAATAAGGGCAATAAAGTAGTTAACTATACACTTGGTTTGACAGAAGATCATACTACTATTATTAATGCCAAGGTTGTTGATAGCAAGGGTGCCGATAAGGTAGAGACAACTAGTGATATCACACTTGATGCTCAAGGCAATGGATCTGGAAGCGGATTTAGACTATTTATAGATGAAGATATAGATAGAAATGAAGTGTTAAGTAGAGATGAAGCCATGAAAGATCAACACTTAAACACTACTTCGGCAACACTTCAGATACCAGTTAGTGTAAATCCAGGCGATACTATAAAAGTCAAAGTAAATGGCGGAGCAGAAAAAACTTATACTGTTGCTTCAAATAATGGTACAACCGTTACCATAAATGATGCAGATGGTAGCCTTGTTACACTTGAGCCTGGTAACAAACTAAAAATTCCTAATGTTCATATAGACAAAGATCATCCTGCAGAAGTGGAAGCTACTATAGGTGGAGTAACAAAAACAGCCAAAGCTACGCTTCAGGCGATGGATATAAAAGATCTAAAGGTTGAATTTGTAGAAGATAATGCAAGTAGAGATAATGTAATAGATAGAGATGAAGCTTTATTGGATGGTAGAATAAAAGAAACAACTATAAGTGTTCAACTACCATATAATGTTGTAGCCGGTGATAAAGTGGCAGTGACTATCAAAGAGCCTCAAGCTAACGGCTCTACGTCAACTAGAACTGTAACTTATACTGTCACAGGAAACGCTAATGGTAAAATTTCACTTACAGATGATAGTGATACTACTCATACTCCACATGAACTAGAAAATAACACTATAAAAATTCCTGGCGTTGCTATGCTTCCAGATCGCGAAACTAGTGCAGTAGCTACTATAACAAATGGTGCTGAGACTACAACTAGCAGCGAAGCAACAGCTAAACTTGCACCTTTAAGTGAAGCGGGATTAAGTGTAAGCATAGTTGCTGATAAAAATGATAATGGCATTATCTCAAGAGATGAGTCAGGTAGTAAAATTTCAAAGGTTTATGTTTCTATCCCAGGAAGTGTGATAGAAGGCGATAAGATAGATGTCAAGATAACAAATCCTAATGGATCTATCTTAACTAAACATTATGAAGTTATGGGAAAAGATGTAAATGGGAAAATTACACTAAAAAATTTAGATGATAATTCTCAACAAACGCTTGGTAGAGATACCCCACTTGATCTTGATGCTACTATCGCAGTTGATAAAGAAACAAAAGCTGAAGTTACTCTAACTGACACATTTGGTGAGAGTAAAACAGTAAGCGATACGGCACACGCTGAGATCGATGCTATAAGAGGCATCATGTTTAATAAAGATATAAAAACCTCAGAAAGTGGCGAAAAATCTACTACAGTCAAAGTTTATCTTAATGAAGATGCTAGAGAAGGGGATACGGTAGAGTTTAAATACACTAATCCAGACAATCATACACCAACCAAGACTGCAACACATACTCTATCAGCTGCAGATATAGCAAAAGGCACATTTGACCAAGAGCTTGATATCAATGCAAGATCAGCCTATGATCTAAATGTTAAAGCCTCACTTAAAACTTCAGATGGCTTAGAGTCTAAATCTTATGAGCCTTATAAACCACTTCATATAGGCGTTGAAAACTATACGGTTAAATTTGACGCAAGTAAAGATATGAAAGGTGGCGAAGGTCATGATACTTTGGTGTTTGATAAGCAAATAGTTGATCTTAGAGGCATTAATAATCTTGATTCAAAAGTGGAAAGCTTTGAAAATCTTGAGCTTAAAGGAAAGACAGAGATCAAATTTAATGTACAAAATATCCTTGATATCACTGATAACCCTGATACGGTGCTTAAGATAAAAGGTGGTGATGTTGATGCTAATGGCAATAAAATCACAAAAGTTGATCTAGACCACAAATGGACTGCTGATTCTAACTACGATGCTAGTGGCTTTAAGGGCTACACAAGCATAGATCAAATAAATGGTAAAACTATCCATATCCAAATAGACGACAAAATCCAAACCGATCTTTAATCCCCAAAATGAGTGCGTAAATTCGCACTCATTTTAAACTCAAACTCACATTATTTTTTAAGTCTTGTTTTACTAATATTTGCTCCTTAAAGGAGAAAATGTGAAAAATTTAATAGCCGTTATTATAGTTATTGCTGCACTTGCTTTTGGTGCTTTTAAGTATATAAATTCATTTGTTGCGCTTGATGAAAATGTAAATGCAAAGTGGTCACAGGTGTTAAATCAATATAAAAGAAGAGCTGAGCTTGTGCCAAATTTGGTTGAAACTGTAAAAGGCTACGCAGCCCATGAACAAAAAATTTTTGAAGATGTGGCAAATGCTAGAAGCAAGAGCATGCAAGTAAGCGTTGATGCAAGTGGTCTTAGCGATGAAGCTAAGATGAAAGAATTTATGACAGCACAAAGCTCATTTGGCTTGGCGCTTGGCAGACTGATGGCAGTTAGTGAGAACTATCCGGAGCTAAAAGCAAATCAAAATTTCTTATCTCTTCAGAGTCAGCTTGAAGGTACGCAAAACCGCATAAGCGTAGCAATACACGATTATATCGAAGCTGTAAAAGAGTATAACGTAGCCCTTAGAAGCTTTCCAAATAAATTTATAGCAAGTGCTTTTTATCCTGAGCTAAAGCCAAAACAAAATCTTGAAATAAGCAACGAAGAGAAAATAAATCCAAAAGTTTCATTTGAGAAATGATGAAGAAAATTTTTGCTCTTTTATTTTTTACATTTTGCTTTTGTTTTGCCATAAATTTTAACGAGCAGATAAATGACGAGGCTCAAATTTTCTCTAAAAATGAGAAAGCTGAGCTTTTGGGCTTGGTGCAAAATTACGAGCAAAATAGTACGACGCAAATTGCTATCGTGACGCTTAAATCACTAGAAAATAAAAGCATAGAAGATATCTCTCTTGAGGTAGCTAGAGGCTACAAGCTGGGACAAAAACAAAGCAGTAATGGAGTGCTTTTAATAATCGCTCCAAACGAGAGAAAAGTACGTATAGAAGTTGGTTATGGGCTTGAAGGCGTACTAACTGACGCTATTTCTAGCCAGATCATAAATGATGTGATAGTGCCTAAATTTAAGCAAGGCGATATGGGCGGTGGCGTCATAGAGGGCACAAAAGCTATCATAAAAGTAGCTAGTGGCGAAGAATTTGAAAGCGAGAGTGATGATGAAGAGATGCCATTTGGAATAGTTGCCTTTTTTGCTGGTATGATCTCGTGTTTTGTCTCTGGCTTTTTAGGTAAATTTTTTATGCGAATTGGCTTTAGTGCATGTTTTGCAGGGCTGATATCTACGGTATTTGATAAATTTTTTGGCGTGCAAAATTACTTCATTGTCTTTGCCATTGTGTTTGTAATATTTTTTATTATTTTAAAAAATGCCTTTAAAAAAAATACTCAAAGCAAAAATACACACAGTGATTTCGGGCGTGATAGATCAGACTCAAATAGCAGTGGCAACGGCCATTCAAGCAGTTCAAGAGGTGGTGGCTTTAGTGGCGGCGGAGGCGGTTTTGGCGGAGGTGGAGCAAGTGGCAGTTGGTAAAATTTCATCAAAGATTAGTTTGTAAAACTCAAACCCTTTAAAATATATAAAAACTTAGGAGCAAAGATGCTAGCTGGTGAGTTGCTTAAAAGCCATTTTGCTAAATTTGATCTAGTGGCAGTGCTTAGTAAATTTTTAGAGCAAAGTCATTTTGATAAAGAAAAATTTGATCTGCTTAAACAAAATAACTTTAAAATTTTAGATAAAAATATAAAGCAAGAGATAGTTGGTACTACTGGTTTTAAAGAGTTTTTTGACGATAAATTTCAGAGCTTTTTATGCGAGCTTATGCAAAGTAAGGTTTTAATTGTTTCTGGCAAAGAGTATAAATTTAGCGAGCTTGAAATTTATACTTGTTTTGACGCAAATACTTATAAACGGCAGTGTGAGGCAGGAGAGATTTACTTTCATAACTTTGGTTTTGACATATCTTTTAAAAGTGATCTATCACTTTATGGTGGCGTTTTAGTAAGAAGCCTAAAGCCCTTAAACGGGCAAAATTTTATCTTGGGACCAAGAAAATGTGCCTTGCATATCTTAAATAGCAAAATGAGCAATCTAAACTTTGATCTAAAAGAGGCTGATTTTAGAAAAGATAAGATTACTTTTACGTCACGTATTAGATCATTTTGCGATGAAAATCAGCAAGAAAATGATTGTCTTAGAGCATTTACTGCTGAGTTTGAAAAAGCCTTAGAGTTTGATGAAAATTATAAAAAGAGATTAAATGCCTATAAAAAGGGGTGAAATTCATCTTTTTATCAGCTTTTGCGGTGAGAAATTTAGCCCCAAGCGGCTTGCTCGGGGCTTTGATTTCTTATCTTATAACGTCTAGTTTGCCGGTGCCGGCGTTTTTATTTACCTCGTTTTGGACATTTGAGGCTTTGAGGAGCTCAAATTTATATGGAGGCTCAAATGGCGGCTTAGTTAGCTTTTCGCAAACGCTGCCTTTTTTTGAAAGGTCTATGTTGCCGCTTTCAAAAATTGTGCCTTTGTTACATTTATAGCTTATCTTAACACCTTTTGCAAAGTAGTTGTTTTGAGCGTATATTAGCGAGCCAAAACGCACGCCAATGGCGTATTTTTGGTCATAGAAGCCATCTTTTGAGTCGTAAAAGTTGTTATAGACGTGCACCTTTGCATTGCGTGCCATAGGTAAGCGTTGCGCGCAGTTGTCAAAAATGTTATGAGCGACCGTTATCGTCCTTGTTTCGCTGCTGCCGTCTGAGTCTCTTGAGCCTATTAGCATCGTTTTGTCGTGGTTTTCAAAAATGTTGTGCGAGATCGTGATAGCCGCACTATCTCCCTTGATGTCGCATAGTCCGTCGTAAGTCTGCCATTTGGTAAGCTCTCCGCCTGCTAAATGCACATGACCAAGCTCGACCGTGTCCTTAAAATGGCAGTGATCTACCCAGATGTTTTTGCTTGATTCTATGCTAACGCCGTCATATTGTGCGTTAAAGCCGTCATTTTTTTGTACATCTGGAAATGGATCAAAAGTATCTTCGATCTTCATATTGCGGATTGCGATATTTTGGGCATTTTTTAACAAAAGCGAGCCGCCTTTTATGCCTGAGTTTTCGCCTAAGCCGATTATTGTGGTGTTGCTAGCTACCGGCACTACGATGATCTTTTTGTACTCGTTGGCTAAATTTTTGCGAAGCGCTGCTAACTTTGGATCTTGCGAACCGTCTAAATTTGCACGGCATGAAGCGCCGTAAGCCTGTATAAATTTGGCATAAGAGCTAAACTCGCTACCGCTAATCTCACTTATAAATTTATCCAGCCCATCGCTATTGCCATTTTGTGGGATCTTGCCTTCGCTAAGGTCTATGAGCCCATCCACATAGATGACGTAACCACCCATTTGAGCGTATTTTACGAGTTCTTGTCTATCTTTTACGACGACTTCTTTACTCTCTTTGCCGGCGTATCCGCCAAAATTTTGCTCCGCACCAATGCTAGCGTAACCAAAAGGCGAGTCACTTGCTTTTATCTCGCCAGCTTGTGTCTCAGCACCAAATGCAAATAACGCGCCAATGGCGAGAAACAATATCTTTTTAAACATCTTTAGCCTCCCAAATTTAGCTTTTTATTTTTGATCTTCTGTTAGAAAATCGCTGCCGAATTTTATTTTGGCTCATTAAATTTAGCGTAAGACTTTTATAAATTTTTAGTAAAAGCGAAATTTTACGCGAAAAATATCTCGCTTTTTAGACGAAGCAGGCAAAGATAGGCGCTTAGCACGCTTTGTTCTCTAATGTAGTTGCGATCTCCTTTTAAAAGTAACCTCTCAACCTCGATGTTGCCGTTTCTATCGCCAGCTGCGACATATACCGTGCCAACTGGCTTACTAGCTGTGCCCCCACCAGGTCCTGCTATACCGCTAATAGCAAGTGCAAAGTCCGTATTTGTCGTACTTAGCGTGCCTTTTACCATCGCTTTTACGCAAGGCTCACTCACGGCTCCATAAGTTTCTAAAATTTCATCCTCGACGCCCAGCCACTCGTGCTTTATGTGATTTGCATAAGTTACTAAGGAGCCATCAAAGCTAGCTGAGATGCCGCCATATCTTGCAAATTTAGCCGCCGCAAGTCCAGCCGTGCAAGACTCGGCAAATGAAATTTTAAGCCCCTTTTGCATAAGTTTGTTTGCCACGAAGGCAATCACATCTTTTTGTGGGATAAATTTTTGTGAAAATAGTGTTTTTACCCCTTGCAAAAAGCTCTCGATCTGGCCAAATTTATTGCTTTTTGCTTTAATGAGTATTAAATTTGGTAGGATCTGAGCAAGAGTGATATCAACCTCGTAAGTTTTAGCAAGTGGTAGCATGAGAATTTTAGCGCTATCAGCGTCTATGTCTATGAGGTGAAAGTAGCTAAAATCAGTCTTGAAATCAATTAAAAACTCGCCGAGTTCTTCATTTGGATTAGCTTTTATGAGATTTATTTGAGCGTTATTTAGTTTGACTAAAAAGCTATTTTTTGTGTAGTCTAAGCTATCTTTAAGTGCAAGTGTCGTGCTATCTTTTAGCTCAAGCGAGCCCCCAGTTAGCGTCGCTATGATCTTTGCAGCGATGGCAAAATTTTCATCCGAGCCAAAAATGCTTACAAAGTCGTAATCTTTTGATAAATTTTCGATGATAAAAGGTAGCTCTTTGCTATTTTTTGGAGCAAAACTGACCACTCCAAGCTCGCCAAAATGATCCTCGTAGCTTTGAAAAATGTAGTTTAGAAATTCTCTATTTATCTCAAGATCTTCGCCTATTATCAAGATACTTTGTCTCATTTTTAAGCTCCTTTTTTTGCCCCATTATACTATTTTTCAGTGTGATTTAACCAGCACAGGTGTAAAATTAGCAAATTTTAAAATCAAGGTAAAAAATGGACTACAAAGAGACACTTTTACTCCCAGAGACAAATTTCCCGATGCGCGGAAATCTCCCACAAAATGAACCACAAAGACTAAAATCATGGTACGAAGACCGCAAGGTTTACGAAAAAATGAAGAAAAATCGCCAAAATGCGGTTAAAAGCTTCAACATCCACGACGGCCCTCCGTATGCAAACGGCCACCTTCACATCGGCCACGCGTTAAATAAAATTTTAAAAGATATCATCACAAAAACGCACTATTTTTACGGCGAAAACGTCCGCTATGTGCCAGGCTGGGACTGCCACGGTTTACCTATCGAGCAACAAG contains:
- a CDS encoding polysaccharide lyase family 1 protein, which translates into the protein MFKKILFLAIGALFAFGAETQAGEIKASDSPFGYASIGAEQNFGGYAGKESKEVVVKDRQELVKYAQMGGYVIYVDGLIDLSEGKIPQNGNSDGLDKFISEISGSEFSSYAKFIQAYGASCRANLDGSQDPKLAALRKNLANEYKKIIVVPVASNTTIIGLGENSGIKGGSLLLKNAQNIAIRNMKIEDTFDPFPDVQKNDGFNAQYDGVSIESSKNIWVDHCHFKDTVELGHVHLAGGELTKWQTYDGLCDIKGDSAAITISHNIFENHDKTMLIGSRDSDGSSETRTITVAHNIFDNCAQRLPMARNAKVHVYNNFYDSKDGFYDQKYAIGVRFGSLIYAQNNYFAKGVKISYKCNKGTIFESGNIDLSKKGSVCEKLTKPPFEPPYKFELLKASNVQNEVNKNAGTGKLDVIR
- a CDS encoding CinA family protein — protein: MRQSILIIGEDLEINREFLNYIFQSYEDHFGELGVVSFAPKNSKELPFIIENLSKDYDFVSIFGSDENFAIAAKIIATLTGGSLELKDSTTLALKDSLDYTKNSFLVKLNNAQINLIKANPNEELGEFLIDFKTDFSYFHLIDIDADSAKILMLPLAKTYEVDITLAQILPNLILIKAKSNKFGQIESFLQGVKTLFSQKFIPQKDVIAFVANKLMQKGLKISFAESCTAGLAAAKFARYGGISASFDGSLVTYANHIKHEWLGVEDEILETYGAVSEPCVKAMVKGTLSTTNTDFALAISGIAGPGGGTASKPVGTVYVAAGDRNGNIEVERLLLKGDRNYIREQSVLSAYLCLLRLKSEIFFA